The following coding sequences are from one Neodiprion lecontei isolate iyNeoLeco1 chromosome 7, iyNeoLeco1.1, whole genome shotgun sequence window:
- the LOC107219470 gene encoding AT-rich interactive domain-containing protein 4A isoform X2: MLGDDPPYLSVGTEVSAKYKGAFCEAKIRKVVRSVKCRVTYKQGLGTATVTDDQIKGTLRVGGLVEAKHNDRKEFVDATVNKIQDCSQYTVVFDDGDITTLRRTALCLKSGRHFAESETLDQLPLTHPEHFGNPVIGGRRGRRSRQAQDESSDDEESPPRGVRESGSGGVGKEQVETEPEIGRVVCVELGDKKKKDNWFPGLVVAPTAQDTVRIRVRDDYLVRSFKDARYYTVPKKEATEFTKELVNKVENNALKIAVEKALLFLDKNELPPHWDRDSLFGNADSSGNSDSDAELDSDSSDDEPREEKDHFVAQLYKFMDDRGTPINNCPMIGTQDIDLYRLFRAVYKLGGYNRVTNQNQWKSITRRLGFPIQSTSSTQNAVKQQYKKFLHSFEDFYRKLGCTMVNHPRGSTRKQRPGRSLIRDRDRNTPVPPQMPSTKIEKEEEEKEKDKDREKEKEKEKDKEKEKEKEKEKEKEKEKEKEKEKEKEKEKRIEEEEKREKKEVKKEPMKEEEIVKIKKKEEFEESGSGQDSDVNIDGEEESSSSEKSQKIVATLAPKAKPPAKLKDEKKKTGEKKKGDAKKSEKKAEDKVKEEEQLTVTRSKSKDDTTKGKPSITEPRDVRTPSAETEKKIPPKQRRPTEEELKKRGRKRKESEPEKPRPMEEMPTDPAPSYKGVVDLGDRLKVYYGPNHESKVTYEAKVIDIEKEGAEPVYLVHYTGWNTRYDEWIKGSRIAQNFTQTQGRVKRGKTTPRPQTPSTAGSSASSKLAKSSAQNRRRAHSVAPTSVTTAIPTASMMKDVGKRDEKEKDGHPPRSSTPSSVASSSSRTKSPATPAVGRQTRVTRNNDSSGLEPRRRTRRMSGHTDISVASESDSDAYESDTMEPEQTRTRSRGMEERKKNTRQRGDDEVKTEDCSEAEEEKDAPEELRRGRRLRRTPGKNQAVKSEPESDEDQPKGRDFDLNQIRSELKGFEKAVKLDMIRVERETEEANLEEKESEDKPLVPMPASPKAEKKQLEPPKLEAVVETKTAESTEDIYEFKEPEPFEFEVRNKRDSGGEKDKVKKRVFDEEPKSPKKKQKVLPPLPKEIKLEVDGDPKKRVRRSLIKRVEDADVLPPSGKARSQLACEEAFDKLCESPSFSPLKPVPVAEEAGKVATTLDLLFSDLPGDEDGPADDPEDRLIISEAEVSEAEQENLFTYQQEIFPSNDIPDTMEFSKEEGKDQEKASKEEPLPGGNKSMLATSAEIKQSANKISLAAVATAAATIPAETKTLDIKPPEISPALSPALVAPAPISTRLPATSTIEEKLSAAAMAFKNKTKDGRREDEEQRKAAKELSKKSETSVIVRKGKDDQVSVKSADVDNSVGKRGEDGKEEKTGEEAMRVAIKQKQEELQQLKMKKEAELKRAAEAKAAATSAEQKKLAQDKLEQEQKRKEDEVSSSSRKEEERRDRDQKDKEKDKRKRVISQEFIDSTDSSDSEQRLIIDNEELPEEKNATSNFDIKLRAELEKLQDIQEGRNAQIQPPIEDPAVLECKPLIVIPLPKTEEEAENISSLLCEEEIPGSPAPVIDSVDQAGASAANQLPSQVKVSESNIVLLEMPFASAPTSGQTSASVGTVSTISVAVSKSSDVSVPVSLPVQQALVIGSRAQPLPQPLPQPQPPAAPVAVQRRESNEAAPVMDNTPPTTPDSTISNISGSPRGEGTGGSSPLSEDNTKSNRDSSEADNDAAGKCISGGFSEDDTCMNNTSEGGGQEREAKIAAKRTAEETQSPKKRKRSRKHSECGSNVGKKSSGTRHSSRHSMRHSAAGSDSDDTSESSNMICAGNSNVTNHPNIATSVTDLVTYSTRSPRPLKYNFYVELDPELDGSQRIAVLQQKLAELRKTYNAVKVELAGIERRRKKLRRREREDSPSE; this comes from the exons GTCGGTTGGTACGGAGGTAAGCGCTAAGTACAAGGGTGCGTTTTGTGAGGCTAAAATCAGGAAGGTTGTGCGGTCGGTGAAATGCCGTGTAACGTATAAGCAGGGCTTGGGAACAGCGACAGTCACCGATGATCAGATAAAAGGCACGCTCAGGGTAGGGGGGCTGGTCGAAGCCAAGCACAATGACAGAAAGGAATTCGTCGATGCTACCGTCAACAAAATACAAGACTGTAGTCAGTACACTGTCGTTTTTGACGACGGAGACATAACGACTCTCAGACGAACTGCTTTGTGCCTGAAAAGTGGCAGACACTTTGCAGAGAGTGAAACTTTGGATCAGCTGCCTCTCACTCATCCCGAACACTTTGGTAATCCTGTTATCGGCGGTAGGAGGGGGCGGAGATCCAGGCAAGCTCA GGATGAGAGCAGCGACGATGAGGAAAGCCCACCGCGAGGTGTCAGAGAATCAGGTTCCGGAGGTGTGGGAAAAGAACAAGTCGAAACAGAACCAGAGATTGGTAGAGTCGTGTGCGTAGAGCTTGGagacaagaagaaaaaggacaATTGGTTCCCAGGGTTGGTAGTTGCTCCAACTGCCCAGGATACAGTCAGGATACGTGTCCGAGATGACTATCTAGTTCGTTCATTTAAGGATGCCAGATA CTACACCGTTCCAAAGAAGGAAGCAACAGAGTTCACCAAAGAATTGGTTAACAAGGTGGAGAATAATGCGCTCAAAATTGCCGTTGAAAAGGCATTGTTATTTCTCGACAAAAACGAACTTCCACCTCACTGGGACAGGGATTCTTTATTTGGCAATGCAGACTCTAGCGGGAACAGCGATAGTGACGCAGAACTGGATTCCGAT agtTCCGATGACGAGCCAAGGGAGGAAAAGGATCACTTTGTTGCACAGCTTTACAAGTTTATGGACGATCGAGGAACTCCGATAAACAATTGTCCTATGATAGGGACACAGGATATAGACTTGTACAGACTATTCAGAGCCGTTTACAAACTGGGTGGTTACAATCGTGTCACAAATCAGAATCAATGGAAGTCCATTACTCGTCGACTCGGTTTTCCCATTCAGAGTACGTCGTCAACTCAGAACGCCGTGAAACAACAGTACAAAAAGTTCCTTCATtcttttgaagatttttataGGAAGCTTGGTTGCACAATGGTAAATCACCCGAGGGGCAGTACCAGGAAACAGAGACCCGGCAGGAGTCTGATCAGAGACAGAGACAGGAATACGCCTGTCCCGCCACAGATGCCCTCAACAAAGATtgagaaggaggaggaagaaaaagagaaagacaAAGACAGggaaaaggagaaggagaaagaaaaggacaaggaaaaagaaaaggagaaagagaaggagaaggagaaggagaaggagaaggagaaggagaaggagaaggaaaaggagaaagagaaaagaatcgaggaggaggaaaaacgGGAGAAAAAGGAGGTGAAGAAGGAGCCGATGAAGGAGGAGGAGATTGTGAAGATtaagaagaaggaggaattCGAGGAGAGCGGGAGTGGACAAGACAGCGATGTGAACATCGACGGGGAGGAGGAATCGTCGTCTAGCGAAAAATCACAGAAAATCGTTGCCACATTGGCGCCAAAGGCAAAGCCGCCAGCAAAGCtcaaagatgaaaagaaaaaaactgggGAAAAGAAGAAGGGAGATGCGAAAAAGTCGGAGAAGAAGGCGGAAGACAAGGTGAAAGAGGAAGAACAGCTAACCGTGACCAGATCCAAGTCCAAGGATGACACGACCAAGGGTAAACCATCGATTACCGAACCCAGAGACGTTCGAACACCATCCGCAGAGACTGAGAAGAAGATTCCCCCGAAGCAGCGCCGACCTACCGAAGAAGAGTTGAAAAAGCGCGGCAGAAAACGCAAAGAAAGCGAGCCGGAAAAGCCGAGGCCCATGGAGGAAATGCCCACCGATCCCGCACCGTCGTACAAAGGGGTGGTTGACCTCGGAGATCGTCTCAAGGTTTACTACGGGCCTAACCACGAGTCTAAAGTAACGTACGAGGCAAAAGTAATCGATATAGAGAAAGAGGGTGCTGAGCCGGTTTACCTGGTCCACTACACTGGCTGGAACACGCGATACGACGAGTGGATAAAGGGCTCCAGGATTGCGCAAAATTTCACACAGACTCAAGGTCGCGTAAAGCGCGGCAAGACCACTCCTAGGCCACAGACTCCAAGTACTGCGGGCTCCTCTGCGTCTAGTAAACTAGCCAAGTCGTCAGCCCAGAACAGGAGAAGGGCACACAGTGTTGCGCCTACCTCCGTAACTACTGCAATACCAACTGCGTCGATGATGAAGGATGTCGGAAAGCGGGACGAGAAGGAGAAGGACGGCCACCCACCCCGATCAAGCACACCGTCTTCGGTCGCAAGTTCAAGTTCCAGGACGAAGAGCCCTGCGACTCCAGCCGTAGGAAGGCAGACCAGAGTTACCAGGAACAACGACTCCTCGGGGCTCGAACCGCGGAGACGTACCAGACGCATGTCTGGTCATACAGACATATCAGTGGCATCGGAGAGCGACAGCGATGCCTACGAATCAGACACGATGGAGCCGGAGCAAACAAGGACAAGATCCAGGGGAATGGAGGAGcggaaaaaaaacacgagGCAACGCGGGGATGATGAGGTGAAAACCGAGGACTGCAGCGAAGCTGAGGAGGAGAAGGATGCACCTGAGGAGCTCAGAAGGGGACGCAGGCTCAGGAGAACGCCGGGAAAGAATCAGGCAGTGAAGTCAGAGCCTGAGAGCGACGAGGATCAACCCAAGGGTCGGGACTTTGATCTGAACCAGATCAGATCGGAGCTGAAGGGCTTTGAAAAGGCTGTCAAACTCGACATGATTAGGGTTGAAAGGGAAACGGAAGAGGCGAATCTTGAGGAGAAGGAAAGTGAGGACAAGCCTTTGGTCCCAATGCCCGCATCACCGAAGGCAGAGAAGAAACAGTTAGAGCCGCCCAAACTCGAAGCCGTTGTTGAAACCAAGACTGCCGAGAGCACAGAAGATATTTACGAGTTCAAAGAACCGGAACCTTTCGAATTTGAAGTAAGAAACAAACGGGACTCGGGCGGTGAGAAGGACAAGGTTAAAAAACGCGTTTTCGACGAGGAGCCGAAGAGCccgaagaaaaaacagaaggTACTACCTCCGTTGCCGAAGGAAATAAAACTCGAGGTTGACGGCGATCCAAAAAAGAGAGTTCGAAG aTCTTTAATTAAGAGGGTGGAAGACGCGGATGTTCTTCCTCCGTCCGGGAAGGCCAGATCTCAGCTCGCCTGCGAAGAGGCATTCGATAAGCTCTGCGAATCTCCTTCTTTCAGCCCCTTGAAGCCTGTTCCAGTAGCAGAGGAGGCTGGAAAAGTAGCAACAACGCTCGACCTGCTCTTCAGCGACCTGCCCGGTGACGAGGACGGACCAGCCGACGACCCGGAGGACAGGCTAATCATATCGGAGGCTGAGGTTTCCGAGGCCGAGCAAGAGAATCTCTTCACTTATCAACAGGAAATTTTTCCATCCAACGACATTCCCGATACCATGGAGTTCAGTAAGGAGGAGGGCAAGGACCAAGAAAAGGCGTCCAAAGAGGAACCACTACCCGGTGGCAACAAGTCGATGCTGGCAACTAGCGCAGAGATCAAACAATCCGCCAATAAAATTTCGCTGGCAGCTGTCGCGACTGCCGCTGCGACTATTCCTGCCGAAACGAAAACTCTTGACATCAAACCGCCTGAAATTTCTCCCGCTCTGTCCCCTGCCCTCGTAGCCCCGGCTCCGATCAGCACCAGACTCCCGGCTACGTCGACGATAGAGGAAAAACTATCAGCAGCAGCGATGgcattcaaaaataaaaccaagGATGGCCGACGGGAGGACGAGGAGCAGAGGAAGGCGGCGAAGGAGTTGTCGAAGAAGTCGGAGACGTCTGTTATCGTGAGAAAGGGTAAGGATGATCAGGTATCGGTGAAAAGCGCGGACGTCGATAACAGTGTTGGTAAGCGAGGCGAAGAtggaaaagaagagaagactGGAGAGGAGGCGATGAGGGTTGCAATCAAGCAGAAACAGGAGGAACTCCAGCAGTTGAAGATGAAGAAGGAGGCCGAACTCAAACGCGCGGCGGAAGCCAAAGCCGCGGCTACTTCAGCTGAGCAAAAGAAACTCGCTCAAGATAAGCTGGAGCAGGAACAGAAGAGGAAAGAGGATGAGGTTTCATCGTCGTCTAGGAAGGAGGAGGAGCGCAGAGATCGTGATCAGAAGGACAAGGAGAAGGACAAGCGGAAACGTGTCATAAGCCAGGAATTCATCGACTCGACGGACAGCAGCGATTCGGAGCAGCGTCTTATCATTGACAACGAGGAACTGCCAGAGGAGAAAAACGCCACCTCGAATTTCGACATTAAGCTACGAGCCGAGCTTGAGAAACTCCAGGACATCCAGGAAGGAAGGAACGCTCAGATTCAGCCTCCCATCGAGGACCCTGCTGTTCTAGAGTGTAAACCTCTCATTGTTATACCGCTGCCCAAAACCGAAGAAGAGGCTGAAAACATCAGCTCTCTTCTCTGTGAAGAGGAGATTCCGGGCTCCCCGGCTCCCGTCATCGACAGCGTCGATCAGGCCGGTGCTTCTGCGGCCAATCAACTACCCTCCCAGGTCAAAGTCTCAGAAAGCAACATAGTTTTGTTGGAAATGCCGTTCGCTAGCGCTCCGACTTCTGGCCAGACCTCTGCCAGTGTTGGTACTGTTTCTACGATCAGCGTCGCGGTGTCCAAGAGTTCCGACGTTTCCGTACCCGTCTCGCTGCCCGTCCAACAGGCCCTCGTTATTGGATCTAGAGCTCAACCTCTTCCCCAACCTCTTCCTCAGCCACAACCACCAG CGGCTCCTGTGGCAGTCCAACGACGGGAGAGTAACGAGGCGGCTCCAGTGATGGACAACACGCCGCCCACGACCCCGGATTCGACTATTTCAAACATATCGGGTTCACCGAGAGGTGAGGGAACAGGTGGATCATCGCCGCTGTCGGAGGACAACACCAAGTCGAATAGGGATAGCTCAGAGGCGGACAACGACGCAGCTGGCAAATGTATTAGCGGAGGTTTTAGCGAGGATGATACCTGCATGAATAACACCTCCGAAGGCGGTGGTCAGGAGAGAGAGGCAAAAATAGCCGCCAAGAGAACTGCCGAAGAAACCCAATCACCCAAGAAGCGGAAACGTAGCAGAAAACATTCCGAATGCGGTAGcaacgttggaaaaaaatcgtcaggCACTAGACACTCGTCAAGGCATTCCATGCGGCATTCCGCCGCCGGAAGTGACAGCGACGACACCAGCGAAAGCTCTAATATGATATGCGCTGGTAATTCGAACGTCACCAATCATCCTAATATTGCAACAAGTGTTACAGATCTCGTTACCTATTCAACCAGGTCACCTAGACCTTTGAAGTATAACTTTTACGTCGAGCTCG ATCCCGAGTTGGATGGCAGCCAGCGTATCGCTGTGCTGCAGCAAAAGCTTGCGGAATTACGAAAGACTTACAACGCTGTTAAGGTAGAACTTGCCGGTatagagagaaggagaaaaaaactgAGACGGAGAGAACGTGAAG ATTCACCCTCGGAATGA